A section of the Oncorhynchus nerka isolate Pitt River linkage group LG3, Oner_Uvic_2.0, whole genome shotgun sequence genome encodes:
- the LOC115142171 gene encoding uncharacterized protein LOC115142171 — protein sequence MHVPTSPHTPGMYPPVPTPQACTHQSQHPMHVPTSPNTPCMYPPVPTPHACTHQSPHPRHVPTSPHTPGMYPPVPTPHACTHQSQHPMHVPTSPHTPGMYPPVPTPHASTHQSPHPMQVPTSPHTPCKYPPVPTPHASTHQSPHPMHVPTSPHTPGMYPPVPTPHASTHQSPHPMQVPTSPHTPCKYPPVPTPNEHTWAF from the coding sequence ATGCATGTACCCACCAGTCCCCACACCCCAGGCATGTACCCACCAGTCCCCACACCCCAGGCATGTACCCACCAGTCCCAACACCCCATGCATGTACCCACCAGTCCCAACACCCCATGCATGTACCCACCAGTCCCAACACCCCATGCATGTACCCACCAGTCCCCACACCCCAGGCATGTACCCACCAGTCCCCACACCCCAGGCATGTACCCACCAGTCCCAACACCCCATGCATGTACCCACCAGTCCCAACACCCCATGCATGTACCCACCAGTCCCCACACCCCAGGCATGTACCCACCAGTCCCCACACCCCATGCAAGTACCCACCAGTCCCCACACCCCATGCAAGTACCCACCAGTCCCCACACCCCATGCAAGTACCCACCAGTCCCCACACCCCATGCAAGTACCCACCAGTCCCCACACCCCATGCATGTACCCACCAGTCCCCACACCCCAGGCATGTACCCACCAGTCCCCACACCCCATGCAAGTACCCACCAGTCCCCACACCCCATGCAAGTACCCACCAGTCCCCACACCCCATGCAAGTACCCACCAGTCCCCACACCCAATGAGCACACTTGGGCCTTCTGA